The following proteins come from a genomic window of Phnomibacter ginsenosidimutans:
- the nadD gene encoding nicotinate (nicotinamide) nucleotide adenylyltransferase, with translation MKIGLYFGSFNPIHNGHLIVANIARHTTDLQRVWLVVSPQNPLKPSGTLLNEYHRLHLVKLAIQDDVHLKASDIEFHLPKPSYTIDTLTYLKEKYPQHEFAIIMGSDSLQNLSHWKNYQQLIATHSIYIYERPGFPIVNEVGANIHTIKAPLLDISSTQIRQFIQQGISIRYMVPDAVATEIMENNYYKN, from the coding sequence ATGAAAATTGGCTTGTACTTCGGCTCCTTCAATCCCATTCATAATGGCCATTTAATAGTAGCCAATATTGCCCGGCATACAACTGACCTGCAGCGGGTTTGGCTGGTGGTTTCACCTCAGAATCCCTTGAAACCATCAGGTACGTTGTTGAATGAATATCACCGCCTTCACTTAGTGAAACTAGCCATACAAGATGACGTACATCTGAAAGCATCGGATATAGAATTTCATCTGCCCAAACCTTCTTACACCATCGATACACTTACCTATCTTAAAGAGAAATATCCGCAACACGAATTTGCCATTATCATGGGTAGTGATAGTTTACAAAACCTCTCCCACTGGAAAAACTACCAGCAACTGATAGCGACTCATTCCATTTATATTTACGAGAGACCAGGCTTCCCAATTGTAAATGAAGTAGGCGCCAATATTCATACCATTAAGGCACCCCTTCTAGATATCTCCTCCACGCAAATAAGGCAGTTTATTCAGCAAGGCATTTCAATTCGCTACATGGTGCCCGATGCTGTTGCCACTGAAATCATGGAGAATAACTATTACAAAAATTAA
- a CDS encoding FeoA family protein has translation MNSILKKLSELEPGEKATVHSFSSNDIFLKLMEMGCVPGESLLVEMRAPLGDPISIMIAGYHLSLRLSEAEHILVEPFVAN, from the coding sequence ATGAACTCAATACTTAAGAAACTCTCCGAACTGGAACCAGGCGAAAAGGCTACGGTGCATTCCTTCAGCTCCAATGATATCTTTTTAAAACTGATGGAAATGGGTTGTGTTCCTGGTGAATCTTTACTGGTAGAAATGAGGGCGCCATTGGGTGATCCCATCTCCATTATGATTGCAGGCTATCACCTGAGTCTACGACTGAGTGAGGCAGAACATATTTTGGTAGAACCTTTTGTAGCCAACTAA
- a CDS encoding DUF2480 family protein, translating into MEEVIINKVAESALTTIDLADYYPAEQELALFDLKPFLFMELILREKDFREALKNHDWSVYQNKQVAVTCSADAIIPVWAYMLAAAYLTPVAAQVYMTSFAELPNTVLVDRIKLIDASAFADKRIVVKGCGELPISEAAYLAITAKLRPVVKSIMYGEPCSTVPIFKNKG; encoded by the coding sequence ATGGAAGAGGTAATTATTAATAAAGTAGCTGAAAGTGCACTCACTACTATTGATTTGGCGGATTATTATCCGGCTGAGCAAGAGTTGGCTTTATTTGATTTAAAGCCTTTCCTTTTCATGGAACTTATTTTACGGGAGAAGGATTTTCGGGAGGCACTGAAAAACCATGATTGGTCTGTGTATCAAAATAAACAAGTAGCTGTAACCTGTAGTGCAGATGCCATTATTCCAGTTTGGGCGTACATGTTGGCTGCTGCTTATCTTACTCCTGTTGCTGCACAAGTGTATATGACCAGCTTCGCCGAGCTTCCTAATACCGTTTTAGTCGATCGAATTAAATTGATAGATGCTTCTGCATTTGCAGATAAAAGAATTGTAGTGAAAGGCTGTGGCGAATTGCCTATTAGTGAAGCAGCTTATCTGGCTATTACTGCAAAGCTTCGGCCAGTTGTCAAAAGTATTATGTATGGTGAACCTTGTAGTACCGTACCTATTTTCAAAAACAAAGGCTAG
- the ybeY gene encoding rRNA maturation RNase YbeY, translated as MAAREGYTLEQLNYVFCSDAFLLDINQRFLNHDDYTDIITFDLRKNRKMSEIIGEIYISIDRVKDNAVLHGVPFESELIRVTCHGMLHLCGYRDKKKADIIAMRAAEERCLSLYPSFQ; from the coding sequence ATGGCTGCCAGGGAAGGATATACACTGGAACAGCTCAACTATGTTTTTTGCTCTGATGCCTTTTTGTTGGACATCAATCAACGTTTCCTTAACCACGATGATTATACCGACATCATCACTTTTGATCTCAGAAAAAACAGGAAAATGTCAGAGATAATCGGAGAGATTTACATTTCAATCGACAGGGTAAAAGACAATGCTGTTTTGCATGGGGTTCCTTTCGAAAGTGAACTCATCCGGGTTACTTGTCATGGCATGCTACACTTGTGCGGTTACCGCGATAAAAAGAAAGCTGATATTATTGCCATGAGGGCTGCCGAAGAACGATGTCTTTCCTTGTATCCTTCTTTCCAGTAG
- the chrA gene encoding chromate efflux transporter — MVFVHSLTAFGGPQGHYGMMVRRFVQKRHDVTEAELMEFTAFVQLLPGASSTQTLTLIGYKRGGLLLGLLTLFIWVLPAGVLMSLLSFLLHYFDQQSKEADIFKFIQPMAVGFLAFAALRMGRIAIHNLITIVIAVVSVAITFLWFKTPWVFPVLLVAGGVVTNFSKKRIPQVEVKKRKIAWGNIWLFVVFFVLLGFMSEWARKQQVRLGHQEPQYRVWNLSENFYRFGSLVFGGGDVLVPLMYEQFVVRPKGENKYMTSEEFLTGSGMVRAIPGPVFSVAAFHGGMAMRKWGVGWQIVGCVAGLVFIFLPSVLLVLFFYPIWNYLKKYAVVYRSLEGINAVVVGIMAASSFYVMKDISIGSFQTVAMTNLAVMVGTFLLLSFTKLPSPIIVLVCLGLGFFLH; from the coding sequence ATGGTTTTTGTGCATAGTCTCACCGCTTTTGGTGGGCCACAGGGTCACTATGGAATGATGGTTCGTCGGTTTGTGCAGAAGCGCCATGATGTAACGGAGGCTGAATTAATGGAGTTTACAGCATTTGTACAATTGTTGCCTGGTGCTAGCAGTACACAAACGCTTACACTCATTGGCTACAAAAGAGGTGGTTTGCTGCTGGGCTTGCTTACTCTTTTTATTTGGGTGTTGCCTGCTGGCGTGTTAATGAGCTTGCTCAGTTTTCTATTACACTATTTCGATCAGCAATCTAAAGAAGCTGATATTTTTAAGTTCATTCAGCCCATGGCTGTGGGTTTTCTTGCTTTTGCAGCTTTACGCATGGGGCGAATTGCCATTCATAATCTTATTACGATTGTGATTGCAGTTGTCAGTGTAGCTATCACTTTTTTATGGTTCAAAACACCGTGGGTTTTTCCAGTACTCTTGGTAGCAGGCGGGGTGGTAACCAACTTTAGTAAAAAGCGAATTCCACAGGTTGAAGTAAAAAAGCGAAAGATTGCGTGGGGTAATATCTGGCTGTTTGTTGTCTTCTTCGTGCTGTTAGGTTTTATGTCGGAATGGGCACGTAAGCAACAGGTGCGGCTTGGGCATCAGGAACCACAATACCGGGTTTGGAATTTGAGTGAAAACTTTTACCGTTTTGGAAGTTTGGTGTTTGGCGGTGGAGATGTACTAGTACCACTTATGTATGAGCAGTTTGTGGTACGCCCTAAAGGGGAGAACAAGTACATGACCAGTGAAGAATTTTTGACAGGTAGCGGAATGGTGAGAGCTATACCTGGTCCGGTGTTTTCAGTTGCAGCATTTCACGGCGGCATGGCCATGCGAAAATGGGGTGTTGGTTGGCAGATTGTAGGATGTGTTGCTGGATTGGTTTTTATTTTTCTGCCCAGCGTATTATTGGTTTTGTTCTTTTATCCTATTTGGAATTACCTTAAAAAGTATGCTGTTGTTTACCGCAGTTTGGAAGGTATCAATGCAGTGGTGGTGGGCATTATGGCTGCATCCTCATTTTATGTAATGAAGGATATATCCATCGGTTCTTTTCAAACGGTGGCAATGACCAATCTTGCTGTAATGGTGGGAACCTTTCTACTATTGAGTTTTACAAAACTACCTAGTCCAATCATTGTATTGGTCTGTTTGGGTTTGGGTTTCTTCCTTCACTAG
- the corA gene encoding magnesium/cobalt transporter CorA: MTYRNLLRNLAKQKTRAVIKPYEQPAKKTYLTAHISVFDYDTNNIKHHKPTSIQECFDFKHSSTITWINMDGLDKEQMEEICNHYNIHWLIQEDVMSRGQRPKVDEIEGVVYCLLNMLFINTSTGVIEEEQISIVMGNNFVLSFQEDAEKDVFDPIRKRLHIQNSRERERGTDYLFYSLIDLITDSYLGVIENLGTQIETIEEQILQRTSKHTFERISQLRKDIILLKRNIAPAKDVAASLNRTESELIQERTTKYFKDVYDHVVQANDLIDNYRDLIIGLQDMYVNNINLRMNEVMKTLAIITAIMAPATVIGGVFGMNFDIIPYAHHAYGFYGTIAVMIIIPILMIIWFYRRGWFQNEARPGRKED, from the coding sequence TTGACCTATCGAAATTTGCTGCGCAATCTGGCAAAACAAAAAACCAGAGCAGTAATAAAACCATACGAACAGCCAGCCAAAAAAACATATCTGACTGCACACATCAGTGTTTTTGATTATGATACCAATAATATCAAACATCACAAACCAACGAGTATTCAAGAATGCTTTGATTTCAAACACTCTTCTACCATTACCTGGATCAACATGGATGGCTTGGATAAAGAACAAATGGAAGAAATATGCAATCACTACAATATACACTGGCTGATACAAGAAGATGTAATGAGCAGAGGCCAACGCCCTAAAGTAGACGAAATAGAAGGTGTGGTGTACTGCTTGCTCAATATGCTTTTCATCAATACAAGTACCGGTGTAATTGAAGAAGAACAAATCAGCATAGTAATGGGCAACAATTTTGTTCTCTCATTTCAGGAAGATGCGGAGAAAGATGTTTTTGACCCGATACGCAAAAGACTTCACATACAAAACAGCAGAGAAAGGGAAAGAGGAACAGACTATCTCTTTTACAGTTTGATAGATCTAATTACAGACAGTTATTTAGGTGTCATCGAAAATCTGGGAACACAAATTGAAACAATAGAAGAACAAATCTTACAGCGTACCAGTAAACATACATTTGAAAGAATATCACAACTGCGCAAAGACATCATCTTACTGAAAAGAAACATTGCGCCTGCAAAAGATGTTGCTGCATCTTTAAACAGAACAGAATCGGAACTGATACAAGAACGTACTACCAAATATTTTAAAGATGTGTACGATCATGTAGTGCAAGCCAATGACCTGATTGATAACTATCGTGATTTGATTATTGGCCTGCAAGACATGTATGTAAACAATATCAATCTGCGAATGAATGAGGTAATGAAAACATTAGCCATCATCACCGCCATCATGGCACCTGCAACAGTAATAGGTGGAGTGTTCGGAATGAACTTTGACATCATACCATATGCACACCATGCATATGGTTTTTATGGTACGATAGCAGTTATGATTATCATACCCATCCTCATGATTATATGGTTTTACAGAAGAGGATGGTTTCAGAATGAAGCAAGACCCGGAAGAAAAGAAGACTAG